The Phaseolus vulgaris cultivar G19833 chromosome 5, P. vulgaris v2.0, whole genome shotgun sequence genomic interval ATTTGTTAGGTGAGAAGGTTTAGGCTACGTTGccaatcataaaaaattattattcattCACAATGCCCATTTATTATAAACATTGATGTATATCTTCTTCTGCTACCAATGTTATGtagtatatatttatgaattggACCCTCTCCCACTTTATTGCCATATATGTGGTTGGCACACACTTTACTAGATCATCTCAAGATTTTCATGTTTTCTTCTGCATCCGTTGTCATCCAATTCCCCAAGTCAAGTAGGGTTACCATTAAAGCACCACAATTGTAACAAGAGGTTTTGTGAATATTTGAAACAAGTAAGAGAAGAGAAACACAGTTCAACATGTCTAATGTCATTGTAACTTTATCATATAGGAGATTTTAAAAGTAGGAAAAGTGAATAAAGAAGGGAAAAAGCATTTATAGTGTAAATTGTAAAGCCCCATTGTTTTGTATTGACAAGTGCCGTGGTGGTGGTCTTGAATGTTATTATGAAGCTGCAATTCTCTCAAAATGTCCAAGTCTATTGTCAGCCAATTTTGAACCATAGGTTGAATTCTTGTACTCAAACCACGTAAACTCATTGTATAGGCTTTGTTTTCCTTTGATGAGAGAAGGTAATGGTGCTATTTTCTCACTCAAAGGTGGACCTCCAAAGTAAATCATTGAGAGCCTCGACTTGAATCCGTTTGCCAAAACCCTGTGTCTCACACTCCGGAACCGTCCATTAGTCATAACCTGTGTCAATGCACCCACCACAATACAAAACACGCAATCAACACGTTAGAATTTCTAGTTATaccatttatataatataaaatatcatatattataaaaatgttataatctctaattataaaatttatataagaaGAAATGTCTTATAATTAATACGAATTTTCAACAgaagattttttttcctttttgaatttttatctTGGAAAGGTGTTTTGGAAAGGGGAGGGAAAGACCAAGTGGAAGTGTAATAATTAACAAGTCAACCAAAATTTTAGCACACGCATTTTCTAAAAGGCACTCAAAACTCAAAAGGataatttgtattatttgtTCCACTTATCCGTAGAAATAGGAAGGCCATAAGCAAaatgggattttttttttctcgttTAACTTTTTGGCGTGCGCCAATAGCATGCTCTGTGTTGTACCTGAAGAGAATCTCCAACATTGATGAAGAAGGAGTTGTGATCAGGTGGGACTGGAATCCAACTTCCATCTCTGAGATAAATCTGAAGGCCTGAAGTGTTGTTAGACCTGAGCAGAGAGATTATTTGTGGGTCTGTGTGTTCTCCAAACCCAATCATGTTCTGACCATTCACAGCAAGTTCAGGGCAAGCAGGGTAATGATTCACCCTGAAAACAGAGTCACTCTGTTTATCCATCAGAAGCTTGCTGAACACATTCTTCTGCTGAATCTTCAACCCTTCTGCCATCAGCTCAAGAATATcacaagccattttcttcacaaGAGACATGTAACTAGTCAACAGACCCCTGCAATATAGCACCAACAAGaaagcaaaaaataaataattttcttgaCTTTTCTAGTTCATTAATGCATACAAGTTAGTTGAAActggttttgtttttttttgacATGGTACCTGAGTTTCTCAGCGTTTTTGCCACTGGGAGAAAAACCGTGCTCTTGATTGGTGTTTAGAAGAAGATACTCAACCCAGCCAACATCACCATTGCGTCCAATCCTCTTGCTACCATACCCAAATGGGTTGGGAGGCCCTGCTTTTTCCTTCTCATTGAGTGGCATAGAGAAGAACTTGAGGGTTTCAGTTTCCAATTGTGATATAGGTTCCATGGGGACACCATGGTTGATgactttgaagaatccaaactcCTCACAAGCTTTCACTATGAGGGTCTTTGCATCAGGTTTGGAAAGGTCCACTATGGGAATTGTGGAGGAGAATGTGGATGCCATGCAGTTCTTGATGTAGGAGAATTGCTCTGTTGTTGTTTTGGACAACAATACCATTCTTCTTGCAGATTGCTCTGCAGTTGTTTTGCTTTGGGTGCTAAATGGGAGGGAGAATGAAGAGGTTTTGGAGAGTCAATGAATGAGTAAAAGAGACAGAagttgaaagaggatttgagcAAATTTGTGAGAAATAAACGGTTGAGTTCTGGGCTATTTATACCCAAAACCTTGGTGGGGCattgaaaaagaaagagaaacacGACTCAATGTCTAATCTTGAAATTACATCATGTCCATTAACTAGCTCTATAGAATATTATATTTGAAGTCTCTACcaaattatttttctcaaaattattagtttcttaaatattattttcatcttAAAATCATTATCcatctaaatatattttaagctCATTTTTAATATACGTGAAAGAACcttaaactttatttattttgtagtttttttattaGTGTTTGTTCCCTTTTGAATTACCAACCTAATAGATTTTCTTTCACCAACTTTATCATATCCAAGGGATGTAGTCATATCAATGAGATTTCTTTCAGAAGGTATTCATCTATGTTTTCCACCTTTCCAATGTAAATGAatcttttttgtatttattttaatcaaacAACTCACTTTCACTTCTTTTTCTTCACTATTTCTTTTTTCTAAGACAAATGAAGCACGCATATAagtgttttcttttttcctttcgGTGTTgtttgttgggtatgaagttaAGATCAAGTTGGACTCACTAGACATCTTGTTTAGTGAGTGAGTTTaatcattgtacacagttgaaacgcaggtgaacattgttccgtggcTTCAAGTGAAAGATTGTTGGATATGAAGctaggaccaattgggttgggctgactagacaccgtATTTAGTAAGTGAACTTAATCATTGTGTtccttttataatctctatttaaagagatcgttatacttgtaattggtgtgcaacaggatataatgaaaacctaataatTACACGTGTGGATGTAGATTGCAGTTGACGACCAAACCACTTTAATgtcatttatttttctgcagttgattcatgattgtgtgttgcttccgcgtgtGTTTTTCTCATCATTGTTGACATTGCATCTTTGGGAGGTAATTAACTTGCAAGATGAGTAATGGTAAATAAAATTTAGCAAGAAGGTGAAGTAGCATGCATGCATCTAGTAATGTCTGAAAGAAGAGATGAAGTCACAACCATACAACATGCGTGGAAACATTCTAATTGTAGTAAAAAGGTTGGACATTAGTATAAAATTTTGATggcataatatattttatttatattcctTTGTACATTCACCCAAGAAACTATATTCCTCCTTATCGAAATCCATACTTTGGGTTTCCCAATACAATGTGTTAGTGTTGTTCATTTTGTTCCATGTTTTGCTCATTCGGTTCCTTCACACCCATTCTACCTATCTGTCATCCTCTTCTGCATGTgtctcaaaatatattttctaaatctttctctttccgaCCCTAGATTTTCATCGGTTCATACAACAACAAGGAATTATCTAGTAGCTACTATCAATAAAGTAAACCAAAAAAACTTCTTTATACTATACTTTATAGATATTTTTGTATGTTTCGTAAGTTCCTGCGGTTTAGATAAttgaaaattatgtttttagttatatCCTATTCATAAACTTGACCCTcgtagttaataaaaaaaatagatctactttattattttataagaatTGATCTTGTTTTCCGAGTGAGATAAATTAAATTCACGTGTTTTTTAAGTTTAAGAACTAATATCGAAAATAGAAACATATTCTTTTTACTTagaaaaattagaaatttaTTAAGTAACTCGTATGCAATAAAGATTGGTATCAAAATCagtattaattgttaaaatgaaactaaaaaatattgttaaagaATCTAAATTTTCGAATTAAAATCCAACTTAAATTACAATGTTGTGAAGAGGAAAGGATCACAACAATAATAACATCatcacaataaaattattaaatataaattaatttcaaagataaaaaataattaatttattatattgattaaaatagatactattttaaaaattaaaaaaattattaatatctaaattaatttctactattaataaaaattttaaattaatttttaaaatgatatatagTTAAAAAGtaagattttaattattaactttaaaatataaaataatcgataattaaaatattaatagcttgttatatactaatttagaaactatttattattaataaaaaatattttaaatatcaatatctttttagttaaaataatatttaattttataattatagtaattaattattttttatttttaaaatttgtttttatttaataatttttttagtgtatataAGAATAATCTGTTGATAAAAAAGTGTAAATGAATatgtaaattatttaattttgcaTAGTTGAATTATTTTGCTGTGTTCTTCCTGCTTTTCTTTCCATTTTATAAATCTACTTATTTCGTGATTAAATGAAACCCGAGAGACTCTCTTTGCAAAACAAATCTCCTTCTTTTACTAGTTGATTATTTCATGCAGAATAtctgaaaaatatttaactattgAAAAAGTTGATGTCTaaatgaaagtttttataaaataatatatatatatatatatatatatatatatatatatatatttgaaaaaattgaTCTGAAAACCcttttaagtttaaaacaattaaatccAATCACGCGTGCATATACTTCGCAATAcattagtattaattaaaacaatgtaTTCAACTAAAGCGTGGTACTTCATTTTTgacatggtttttttttttttttcactggTTGCCTTGTTTTGTATAGGCAAATTCTTGTGGGTGGAACAAGAGTCTCAGTATAGTGTCTCATGTGTGCATATTATTGATGCACTAAAGGCTTGTAGATTTTTTGAAGATGCGATGAAAGCAAAGTcctatttgaaaaaaaaaagatgtctACTCAAATGGAgacgtttggaaggacaatagTTAGTTCCTAGAGAAGGGAAGCAAACTTGATAACAAGGTTGCATactgtagagaaaaataaaatttaaaatataaagtaattaataattaaaattttatagtagttaattagatattggttaaaaactagtttataaattttattaataataaaaattactttagataaaagtaattattttagtttctaagataatatttaatttaattaatattataattaattattattatttttctaaatttaatttttttaattcatagtTTTTTATAATGGTAAACTGCAAgttaatcaaataataaatacGTGTGTTCTCAACAAATCTTCTACAGATTGGATTGTTCTCTTAGATTACCATTTGTTTGAGGATGATATGTAGATCTCATCTGCAACTTGGTTCCCAAAGCATCTTGTAGAGTCTACCAGAATTGAGAAGTAAACATGAGATCTCAGTCAAAATCAATACTGGAAGGAACTCCATGCAGTCTCACAATTTGatttgagttgattttaggattgcacattttattggttgctctttgtttatgatttttgatttagcaattatggtgagaacctgaagaagattcccactagacacgaacttaaccaagtggttaagtaagtgtgaaagttcacttcataagggcaaatagaaaaaaaacaaatataaggtGACAAATGATGCAACGAAAATTAAGATAAGGAATaagtaaagaagaagaagaaagcaaAGAACAAATTAAAGATTAGAAGAAGACATGTATGGAATGGAAGAAGAcgtaaataaaagataaaagtggAAGGGATGAAGAGGTTTTATGGGAAGAAAGGAAGTCATGTCACTTGGAGCAGAgggactccaagataagtgatgcaAGAGTTGccacttgagatattacccACCCAAGATTAGACCCAACATGAGAGctcacaagtctcacaaaatcactcatgcagagtttctttactattcaaaatcaagttgaaaatacatgaggcaagacaccctatttataggaaggggtgccttggtgggcaagatgggTGAAGGGTAGAAATAGCAAGGGAGAGGGGCTgcctagggtgttgaccatggtcaaaaccACACCTTTAGACATagcttctagaaggtaggttaaaaaCCTTAATTCTAGGTGGCTTGTTTTGAAAAAGTGGGTTTGGTACAAGCTCATTTCACTAAGTACACTCTCttttatgctatgtgaacctactctagcctatttttctatttggaccccaaaactgagcccaaattatttacaaacatgtttttgtcttttaagaagaccagaagaaagaacaattGATGTTCTAGTCTATGCCAAGTTCTTCTTCTAGTGAGGTTCGTCTGATATTTGGTGGGGCGTTGACTTTTTTTTTGGATCAACAAAAAACGAATGAATAAATATGAGTTATTTCAGGGATACCTCAACCTGTATACATAAGACCTACCCTGCACTCAAAGGTCAGGCGTCTACTCTCAAGAAAAAGAGATCCTAGGAAAAATAACAGTCCTCACACAAACCATTGACTCTAGACACCAATCAGAGAAAGAAAAGCAAACACCTCGCGCTTTGGACACTATCCATGACCAGGCCTTCAACTGTGCCATAACAAAATTTTTTATGGGATCAAGCCTGCCACTTCTGAAAACCTTCATGTTCCTGTGTTTCCACAATTCCCCTACCACTGCTATCCACACCCCCATACCTGATTTACACTTTTCGTGGCCTCGCTCATCCTAATGCttaaaaagtgatttttttggCTCCCTATGACTCGTTGAACCATCCCCACCCACTCATATCACTTAGCCCACACAAGCCAGGCAACTCTACACATGCAAAAGAGGTGAGACATGGTTTCCTCCTCTCCCCGCACAAGCTGCAGATATTAGTGGTCAATGTTAACCCCCTCCTTACCAAATTTACTTTAGATGCAATTTTTTCTTCCAGAACCCTCTAGGTCGTGAGATGAGTAGATGGATGCGCCTTTAACCTCCAGAACTCCACATACAGATCCCTCTTCGCCCCCTAAGATTCGTCCCTGAGGATTTTGTATGCAGATTTAACTGTGAACATAGTTATCTCTCTATCTTTCCACACCCAAGACTTGACTTGATTGCTGAGATGACTGTTCATAGTGTGAATTGTCTCTTGAGTCCTTGTTCATCTTCTTGgctacttggattgtatcacAATCTCTCTAATATACAATTGCACGAATTTGGCCATAGATATCCTCAAATTTACTGAAAGAAAGCGAACACTCTTTGTTAGTCTATCAAGTATCACCTATATTGCATCATTACCCTTACTGATCTTGGAAAatgggtaacaaaatccataACAATGTTATCCCATTTCCACTCAGGAATATCCAACTGCTGTAATAAAGCATTAGGTCACTGATGCTCTACCTTTGCCTTCGACATGTCGAAGCAAGCAACAATATACTGATAAGTGCCAAATTTTAGTAAtgtttcatattaaaatataaacacttatggatattaattgataaaataagtataatataacccctaatttatgaatttatacctttttacatattttgtgattttaatttgaataagaacgatttattcccaaatttgtgttaatttcaagattCTAGGGAAGAATGAAGATGATTTGGCAAAAGGAGAATAGACAAAGCtaaaaaaggaaagttggaACACACCAACACTCACCAAAGCTCGCCCAAACTCAGCTATGCCAGATGCCCTAGTGAATCTCACCGAAGCATGCTCAATCTCGCCGAAGCGAGATTACTCCAGTGAGGTTTGGCCTTTTTCGTGCTTCTCGCTCAGGTGTGCCAATAACGCCCAAGCAAGAAGTTACTTAGCCCAagccaattaggttaaatatgaggcttgaggcacaaccctagacaTGCAAGATTTAGAGAAAAataccattgagtgaattgtaatctAGTTAGGAGAATAAGAGGTGTtagaaaccctagaggaggcagttgtcaaggagaaacattcaaaatattattttcttgctCTCCCTGTTTCTAACAGCcatcatgtgtggctaattctaccatttgagattgagagtaatctgttcaaactcttatgtattgaggtgatatctaaacataatattttttttattgattgatGATTTCTATTGTTGTTTTTTTTGTAATGCTTGGTTTACCATGATCTTGAAatttagatttgactggaaagtacttctaagtttctaactcaaatgataatgcttaacatatttgaatgctaagaatggatttgaaatgttaatcgTTTGATCTTAATCataagaagtttttataaatatgcgaggaatcgatatttgggaaatatcttaataattttatatgcgaggaatcaatataaatgatttttatacgggcatcaatatcaatcaaaggacacaatattgtcaagctaatcaaaataaaaaagagtgaGAAAAATGAATCTCAaaccctatttttccaattgaagcaaaaACTTTTTGACttcttttcttattaatcattgaaatcttaacaaactccaactaattttattattctgttttttatttagtgaatcttttacttaattattcaactgttccttgtgggtttgatatccgtccttagggacaaattattacttctgacaacgcggtgcacttgtcTAAAAAGACACCACATACTGAGCTATTTCTTTCCTCATTCCTGACCACCAAAAGTACTCTGTCATATCTTGGTACATCTTATTCATACCTAGGTGTATACTAAAATGACTCTTATGACCCTCCTCTAAGATCATTCTCTTAAGCTCTTCATTTGCAGGTATGCAAATTCCGCCCTTGAATCTCAAGATCCCATCTTCTCCCATCACAAAGTCCTTAGCCTGTTCTGTACGTAGCAACTCCATAGTACGATTTAGACTAGAATCCTTTAACTACTTTTTCTTGATAATTTTAAGGAAATCATTAGTTATAGTTAGCTTACTACAAGTAATATGGTCAACATGAAATTGTTCTCCCAAATTCAGATCTCTAAATTGCTCAATCAATTTCTGCTCTTCAATCATCATGGTTGACACCTGTATTGAGTTTCTACTCAAAGAATCTGCAACTACATTAGACTTCCCTGGATGATAAATACCTACAAATCgtaatccttcaaaaactccATCCATCTTCTTTGCCTCATGTTCAATTCCTTATGATCAAACAAGTATTTTAGACTTTTATGGTGAACACCTGAAATTGAGCTCCATGCAAATAATATCTCCAAATTTTCAAAGCAAACACCACAAATGCCAACTTTAAGTCATGAGTAGGATAGTTTCTCTCATGAATTTAAGTTTCCTTGAAGCATATGCAACTGTTCTCTTCTCTTGCATCAAGATACAACCCAATCCTTAATGGGAAGCATCATAATAAACCTTAAAAGGTTTTCCTGTATCAAGAATCACCAACACTGGAGCACTAGTCACTATTTTCTTCGGCTCCATGAAACTCTGGTCACATTTGTCAGTCCAATCAAAAGGTTGATCCTTGTGAGTTACTTGTGTCAAAGGTACTACTACCTTGGAAAAATCTGCAATGAAACTTCGATAGTAGCCAGCTAGACCTACAAAACTCCTTATCTTTGTGACTATCTTAGGGCGTTCCCACTGAAGCATTGCCTCCATCTTGGTTGGACCCATTAAGATCCCCTAAGCTGATAACACATGCTCTAAGAAGTTCACTTCCTTCAGCCAAAATTTGCACTTGGAGAACTTAGCATACAATTACTTTTCCCTCAAAATCTCCAACATTGACTCTAAATGTTCTTCGTGTTCTTCTTTAGTCCTTTAATAAATAAGTATGTCGTCATTAAAGACTACAAGAAACTTATCCAAGAAAGGACGAAAGATTTTATTCATGTAATCCATGAATAGAGATGGAGAATTTGTCACTCCAAACGGCATCACCACATACTCATAATATCAATAACGAGACCTAAAGGCTGTCTTCTGCACATGTTCAGCCTTTACCAACATTTGGTGGTATCTAGATCTCAAATCAATCTTTGAGAACACTGCGACTTCATGTAACTGATCCATCAAATCATAAATTCTAGATAGAGGATACTTGTTCTTGATGGTCAACTTATTCAACTTTTTGTAATCTACACATAACCGAGACCTCCATCTTTATTTTTAAGTAGCAACACCGGAGCTCCCCATGGAGATACATTGGGCTTGATGAACTGTTTCTCGAATAACTCTTCAACTTGTTTCTTCAACTCAACTGGTGCCATTATGTAAGGTGCCATTAACACTTGTCCAACTCTAGGTACCTGATTAATGGAGAATTTTCCTTCTCTCTTAGGAGGTAATCCAGGTAATTCTTTTGAATACATCCATGAACTCTTTCACTAAAGGCATACTACTACTCCCACCTTCATTCTTAACTCCAATACGATTTAAGATTATAAAACAAGTTGATCCTTCCTTCACCTCATACCACACTTGTTGAGTAGACATAAATTTTGATTTACTGGAATTTGGAAACACTATCTTCTacttgttgggtttaatagtgccaaagttcaagaggggggtgaattgaccttttaaaacttcttcgcagaaacagtgtttaacccagttttatagaaaataaatcgatttatgtgaaaatgaacaaatttatttcagcactgtttttctgtttgaaacgcttttaatacagcaaagctaatcacaagactatgcagtgaggatttccagcagcacacacaaatatcagatttgaaaaacagtgaaacacaaaaacagcaagcttcaatttcaagcaagtgattaaggttcaattgatagcatgctagttaattgagtgaccttagCAAACAACCTGTTctagtggcttttaacagactatgagtgttcttcttgatgtaaagcaattttccagaaattaagaacaatgaatcacagaacagcaagcttcgactttaagcaatttgtttaaggttcaattgatagaattgacagtttcttaagcagcctatcacagtcagtCTGTTCAAATGGTTTTTAGCAGATTGTATacgttcttatcagattcaaacacctttttcagaaatcaagaacagtatgcacagtgcccagaaagaacagatttattttcaattgaacagatttatttctttgctgttttatcaattatgcagaaacgaaattgcagagagagagagagaatgaacacaagcaattatactggttcactcaacctgagctacatccagtcttcaccaacaacaggtggaattcactaacacatagtacaaccaagtacaattcccactgttcttgaaacctacaagaacttaggtactcttgctgaaaaaacctattttagcactcacacacacacatccactctccaagaacacctatcaagaagaggattcaaccaaactattacaagtaataagaagtgaaacgactacacctgattgaggtaacaaagatcagccttaaaccagtaggcaagattgctagaacagtagctgcacctcacaccaagcttttggaaccaaaccaagaacaagcactttgtgattttttgaaatctttgaagaacaaatgctaatccttgaaaacacttaactctctgctgtcaaaacttgttttttgcaaatgtatgaactgtttgaattgttgttaaactcagaaaacaagtttgcattttatagaaaaccagcttataacagaattttgaaaaacaattaaagctgttataaaatgaacagattgaaaataaaatgaactgatttattttcaaaaagcagttagagaatctgttaagtgaggagacttagtcaaccattctggtgctgagataaaactgaaaaacgtttaagcatgacatggcaccagaggcaaaaaagaatctattcatttacagatgaacagatttatttttcaaaacgaaaacaaaggaagtttaactatttgaaactcagtcgttttgaaaagaagaggacttagtcaaaatacctgatgcacaaaatcaaatttttgcaagactttagccaaggcatcagtgaagaaaatgaatctgtttatttagaaaaaaacagatttatttttatgcagtaaaacg includes:
- the LOC137835085 gene encoding gibberellin 2-beta-dioxygenase 1-like, whose product is MVLLSKTTTEQFSYIKNCMASTFSSTIPIVDLSKPDAKTLIVKACEEFGFFKVINHGVPMEPISQLETETLKFFSMPLNEKEKAGPPNPFGYGSKRIGRNGDVGWVEYLLLNTNQEHGFSPSGKNAEKLRGLLTSYMSLVKKMACDILELMAEGLKIQQKNVFSKLLMDKQSDSVFRVNHYPACPELAVNGQNMIGFGEHTDPQIISLLRSNNTSGLQIYLRDGSWIPVPPDHNSFFINVGDSLQVMTNGRFRSVRHRVLANGFKSRLSMIYFGGPPLSEKIAPLPSLIKGKQSLYNEFTWFEYKNSTYGSKLADNRLGHFERIAAS